GGCAATCCCAGGCCGCTGCCACACTGGTAACGTATTCCAACATATCCGGTTGTGTTCCTACGGTTGTCTCACTTGGAACCCAATAACCCAACCACCCGAAGTTGATTCGTGTAAAATCCTGTCTCATCCGGGGAGCTTCTTCTGCTGGCCATTTTTTTGTTTCTTCCTTCAATACTTCCGGCCTGAAAACATCAAAAGCATTTCCTCCACTCAACATATGCCAGCTAAAATGTGTTTTAGCAGCCCCTTCTGCAAATAAAGGCTGGGGTTTTAACCGTTTAAATACCCTGTACTGCGCTAAAGCAACGTTGATACCGAATGGAGGATCCACCCCCTCTGAACCGTCAAAATAGAAAAATTGAAATCCGGCATCATAAATTGCCGCAATTTTTTCAGCAATTTCATCTTGTAAGCTGGTTTTCTGGTTTATATAAACACTGGTAGCGCCGAATTCACTGACATCCAGTATACCAATGGAGTATCCCTTGGGAAGGCTGTTCACCGTAGTGTTATCGATCGCCCTTTTGCATCCCGTAAATTTATAAGGTGGTACAGTAGTAAAATTCTCATATGAAATAAGTTCCGTTCCTACCTTCAAAACCCGGCATCCCTCCGCCATGACGGATCCTTCGGGGTTTTGTTCTACATACACAGTCGTATCGTCCCTTCCCAGGTTTTCCGACAGATTAAATGTTTTTACGAGATTTAGCCGGTAATCGGGAACGGGAGTTACGTACTGGCTCTTTCTGCCGATATGTGAATGAAGAAAATGAACACCCGGAATGATACCTTCCGCTTTAATCTTATCCAACATTTTCTGAAGATCTTCTTTTCCATTGGGATATAACGTCTTGTCAATTTCATAACTTCCAATGATACCGTATCCTCCTCCTCCTTCAAAACTGGGGTAATAGATATTCATCAACCTGAAACCACCCATCTTGGCGTATTTGATGTGTTGATCGACATTCGTTGGATTTATGTTTGCCGTCCAATAGTATGAAGCATTGATAAAATCATTTCTACGGCTTTCTACGCCTTTGGGCAGATTAAAGTCATTCTCTATCTGAGCAATATTATCCAGCAATTTATCGGATTCAGAAACAATTAATGCAGCCCCGGTGCCTTTAAATTTTATATCCTTAATGGCACTTGCCTTCAATATTTTATACCCGTTTCGTTTCTCAAAATCGATATAGGCGTATTCATCTGTGGCTAACACATTAATAGCAGCCTTATTATCCCAACTGACATTTAGCCATTCTCCAAAATTCTCCCGGTTACGGATGGGTAATTGTAAAATACATACTTCAGTAGCGGGAGGAGGAGTTATTTTAAGGTACGAGGGATAAACGCCGTCCGTAATAAAATCGTAAAGGCTGAAACCTATATAATCAGGTGTTTCCTTGACTTGAATAACCGCTTTGTACGGAATTAATTCAAATCCAACAATGAGTTTGTCTCCCTCCCGATAAATAGTATCGGCCTGGTATGTCGTTTTCTTATTGGGGTGACCCAATTTTATTTCATTGTGGTACGGCCTTTCCTGAGTCACTGAGATAATTGCCATATTTTCTCCCTGCATCAAACACTCCTCGCCGGTAGACTTCAGTTTCAAACTCTTAGCAGCGGCATTATTACCGATAACTAATTTAAATTGTTCATTTTCGATTACAACGTCATTTTCGAGGTTGCCACTTTCATTTTTTTGCACACATGACATTAAAATGATGTTAATCAATACAAATAATGGAATAATAATTTTTTTCATAACTGCATATGTTTGTTATTTGTTTATTCTTCGATAACCAGCAGAGAGTATCCTTTGCTTTTAGGTACGTTGATATGGACATAATCACCTTCAAGGGTATAAGACAGCCTCACCTTTTCGGGTGCCAGGTAGATGTTCTTGAAATTTCTATCATCGTGGCGAAGGGATAGGGTTATGTTGTCAAGTTCAATGGGTTCTTCGATCATTTGCGTATTTCCCCTCATCTCGGGCAGATAAGAAAGCAAATGCACCATTCTTCTTTTGGGTTGTTCCGTGACAAAAACCCGGGAGAATGACGGTAAATTTTTTGTCTTTACTAACGGTTTGGCAAGAAACCGGTCGAGCACGTTGGAAAAGACTGTTCTTAACTCCACGGATGCCTTATCGTAATACCCGGAGAATATACGGTGGCTGAAATGGGCCACCTGCCCGTTAATTGTAAGCGCCGGCTTCTCCGTCACCCTGTCTGGCGGATTATAATAGAAAGCATATTCCCCATCCCAATCCCGGTTATGATATGGTTTTACAAGACGTGCCTCCGTTCTTGTTTTACCGGACGCTTCCACTTCAATGCCGTTGGAGTATAAAGAGAGCGGCATGTCCGGCAACCCTTCATTACAATTTTCCCCTACGGTAAAATAAGCCGGATCAAACGGATTTTCTCCTAAAAATTTGATGCCCCATTCCTGTTCGAGCACAAAATGTCTCTTCTCCGGATCAAGGCCGGAGAACCCCGTTGAAATGACCGCCTTTCCTTCATTGACGTGTTTCTTCACGCGTCTTGCCGTTTCCTCGTCAAAGAGAATGTCGTCGGGAAAGATCAGCACCTTGTACTTGCTCCAGTCCGATGCCAGCGTCACCACATCGAACTGCTGCTTCAATTCGCTCAACATGCGCACCGCGCTTTTGAGTTGTCTGTCGCCCCGTATGTTTGCAATTTTCTTTGGATAGACGATGGCTATTTCAGTTATGTTCTTGGCGTTGTCGAACCAGAGTTCCATGGTCTGGAGTTCCCTGTATATTCTTTCCACCCTGTCAAGGACGGCATTCTCGAGATCCCCCCTGGGGTGAAAATGGCCTCCGATATTGGGACGCATCCCGTTGGCCAACCCGTAAAGCAACTCCGACTTGATGGCTTCCCCGGGACGTAATCCTCCAAAATCCCCCCAATCGTAAAACCGGCCCGTCATATTCAAAACCGGATAGTCGCCCAGCGTCCTTAAATAGTGGGCCATCACAGGCATAAACTCGTATCCGCTATCTGATGCCGGTAAAGACACCACATCGAAATAGGTATTTATTCCCAATAACTCTTCGTAACTCGGATAATTATTGGAAATAAGTAAATCGGGGTTTATTTTCATCGCTTCCTCCGCAATATCTTTTGCTAAACGTACTGCTGAAATTTCCGCAAAACGAGTGACCGCGCTTAAATCCGACCAATCCATATTTCTTTTCTTCATCTCTTGTACACAGACAGGACATACACAGGGATAATTGATTAAGCAATCAATCATCAGCCCCCCAACGGGATATTGGTAAAGTACCTCTTTTACCATTTCAATCAGATGATCCCTATATCCCGAGTTGTAACACATGGTACGGACATGCGGCGTAAAACGTGGCTCACGCAACGACCTGCCATCGAAATACAAGGTTGTCCACTCCCGATGCTGCAATCCTTCCTCACTACTAATACCCGCATTAAAGTATGCTCCCAATGCAATCCCTTTTCGTTGACAAGCTTCTGACAATTTGCCGAAAAGATCGTATTTTAAGGAAGGGTGTCTTGTCCCAATTCGGGTATTGTAATATGCAAGCCCTTGATTACAACGAGCATGAAACACGAGATAATCAACTCCACAAGCTTTGATCCTGTCAGTAAACACCTCTACATTGAAGTTTTCTCCCACATCGGGAATAGCCTTCATCGTATGATTATCATAGAATAAACAGTATTTAGGTTTATGTTTCATGCTATAAATCTAATGTGTTCAGTTATATAAGTTTTTCAATCGTCCCTTTTAACGTTACGGATAAATTCATGAACAAACATAATACAAATTAACATTGGTTTTTTAAATTATTTTATATAATTCACGCAGTAATTATTGTAAATAGCGCAAGATATATTATTTTATACGGCTAAAATCGCAAAAAAGGGAAAACTGTTTAAAACTACATCATGGCGTGTAGTCTGCCAGGTATGACGACGTTATCAGATCTACCCTTAACATTTCTGTAGCTAAATCTTCATTATATCTTAATGAAAAAGTAAGCGGATCGTAACATTCATTGCGTAGTTTTGCTGTACGAAATTTACAATTTCTACAAAATGAAAAGAACCGTTTCATCCGTTTTCTTTTTTTGGGTTATCACTTCGTTTTTTTCCGTTGAGGCACAACATGCCCGAATTGGTGTGATATCCGATCTGCATTACACGTATCCGGCACTGATTGTTGAGAAAGGCAAAGCGCTGGAAGATTATTTACGGCGCGACAGAAAACTTCTTCTCGAAAGCGACGCCTTGTTGCGGAAATCGGTTGAGAATCTGTTGTGCGAGGATGTAAACGTAGTCCTTATTCCCGGCGACCTGACCAAAGACGGAGAATTGGTTAGTCACCGTGGAGTGGTGGAACTCTTGTCTCCGCTCAGGGAAAAAGGAGTGAAGGTATTGGTGGTTCCCGGAAATCACGATATCGACAACCCCGACGCCGTAATCTTTCACGGAGGCGAAACCCGTAAGGTTAGATCGGTTACACCTGCTGAATTTAAAGATATTTACTCGGATTACGGCTATGACAGCGCTCTCAGTCTGGATGAACATTCGTTGAGTTACGTAAATGAACCTGTCGAGGGGTTAAGGATAATTTGTATCGATGCCTGTAAATATCGCGACAACACTTTTATCTCCCGGGGTGCGAAAAAAGATTCGTGTGTCACTCACGGTACCGTAAAACCGGAAACCATGAACTGGATAAAAAATGAAGTCCGGCTTGCTAAGTTATTGGGAAAACAAGTGATTGCCATGATGCATCACGGAGTAGTGGAACATTTCGACCATCAGTCTTTTTTTGCTAGCCCTTACCTCGTCGATAATTTCGAATGGGTTCAGCAATCATTCATGGAAGCCGGCCTGAATGTTGTGTTTACCGGACACTTTCATGCATCGGATATTGCCCGAATCGAAGATGAAAAAAGCAATTATCTTTACGATATTGAGACAGGCTCCGTTGTGACTTATCCGTGTCCTTACCGGGTGATTGATCTTTCGAATAACCATCTGGACATACAAACAAAATTAACGGATAGTATAGATTTTCCTATTCCTTCGGGTATGAATTTCCAGGCTTATGCGAAAAAGATGGTTGATGTAGGCTTTAATGAGATGATATCGGCTCTTATCAGTGAATATCATTCATCCTTGCCTGTATATTTACCCCGATGGCTTAAGGGGATAATCCGCATTCCCGATGCGGAGAAGTTTACGGATATGGTATTGTCCAACTTGTCTCCCTCGGCTGTGGAAATGCTTGTTGCGCATTACGGAGGAAACGAAAACAATATAGAGAATGCGCACCGGCATAAAGAGGAGTTGTTATTAGCCATTGACAGTTTTGTGCGTGACTTGTGTAAAGCATCTGCTGGAATCTTGTCGGGGATTATAGAGAAACTTGTTGTACGCAGCAAGACGATTAAAAAGACCAAACAGGCCGTCTCAAGCATTTGGGAAAACACTTTTCTTACGGGAAAGGGAGTCGTAAAGGGAAGGCTGATGGATAACTCTATAAACGACTTGAATTATTTTCTAACACTCAATACTAATGAAAATATAAACAACGGAAACTTTTACGCTAATGAAAATGTCAACGATGAGGTAGAAGTGAAGTTGTTTTCCGAATAATATTTTTCATTCTCTCTATTTTAAGCGGCTCTACTCACCGCTCTACGCAGCCGGCAAGTGATTGTAGGCTGTTTTTTATGAGCAGAGTTAACTAAAAGGCACGCCAATCACTTGGAATGCCTTTTCAAAATAATAAATAAAAAGTAGAGAGTTTTTTTATTTCTGCATTTTCACCGTAATATCTTTAAAACTGCAGTTGGTAAACATATATAAGCGCTGATTGGTAGTTTTTTTGTTTAATCCTCCCAATGCTTCTATATAGGGCCCTGTTTTTACAAAATCAAAACAGCCGGTGGCCATAGGATGCAGGTTACTGTTTCCCGAATACCATGCTGTTTTGAGCCATTTTCCCCAATTTATCCGGATATGGTTTGCCAGCCGGCATACCTCTTCGGCATGAGCATCGCCCCCCATAAAACAAATGCAGGTGATTGAATGCTCATAGAGCTGCAGCAGTCTCGAAAGGGCTCCTTCGTTCAGTTCTTCCCCTATGTCTTGCTGCAGGTGGGGACTGTGGCACCCTTTGCAGCGGTGCGGGCAACCCGACAGGTTGACGGCTAACGTCACCTCGTCGGGAATCTCTTGAAAAACAATATCATAGTCTGTGTATTTAAGCATAAAAATTATCTTATGGTTGAAATGTCCGCTTTTCTGTAATACCTTTCTGGCATCTCATTCTCAAACATAGCTTTGGTATGCTTGCGACTAATGTATAACCTTAATAAATAATAGGTTCCTCTTTAGGCTTCTCTGTTGCGTCCGGCTTTCCGTAATGTCTTCTTTCCGCTTCCGCTTGCCGGGCAGCCGAGAAATTGCTCACCCTCTTCATGTAGCCGATAATGCGTGTGAGGTAGTCCACATTCAGGGATCTGCATCCGGGGCATTCCTTCAGAAAGCGCTTGTCGATGACGCCACAATCGTTGCATACGGTATTTGGAATGTTGAAGGTGAAATAGTTGCAGCCTTCGTGGGCTGCTATACGTAATAACTGCCGGTATTGTGCTTTTGTGAGGTGTTCTTCCAGGTTCAGGTGAAGCGCTGATCCGCCTGTCAGGTGTTCAATATAATCCCGTCCGTGCAGGCGGAATTTATCGATCACGTTAAGCGACGGGTCTTCCACCCGGTAAAAATAGCTATTGTAGCAGTCACGTGGCACAAAATAACCGTCCTCCCTGTCCCATTTGGCATGTTTGACGCCCACGTTTTCCGCGGGAATCATCTCACAATTGAACATCAATTTTCTCGACCGGTATTTTTTGTTGTACTGTTCAATGATCTCGAGCACCTCCTGTACGAAGGCCTTATATTTAGGATTGTGGTTGATGGTTATTCCTAGCGATTCAGCCGCTTCCACTAACCCGTTTACACCGATAGTAAGGTATTGGCGGCTGAGATTGATATATCCCGCGTCGAACAGTGGCAGCATCCCTTTTTGTTGAAACATTTTCAGATTCTCGTTGTAGGCGATCTGTACCTTGTGCGCCAGATCCACCACCTCTTCAAGGAAAATGCTGTAGGGTTGTCCCGTACGTTTTGCGAACTGAACGCAGCGGTTCAGGTTGATGGTGAGCACGCTTTTCGATCCGGTGGACACTCCGCCGGCCCCCAATGTATAACTGAACCCGTTGTCCTGAATCTTGTTGCGCAGGCGACAGCAGCTCGATAATGAGTCGGCATTGTCGCTCATATAGGTAAAGAAAGAGTGTCCTTCGGCATACATTTCGGCGGTAAAATCGGCATATTCTGTATCGATCACATCCTCTTCCCGCGAGAGCAATGCCATCGTTTCCACCGGAAAGGTAAGCACGGTTTTGGTGCGTTCCTTGTTAAACCATTTCATAAATCGTTTCTGTAACCAGTTGAGCGATTCCCATACGGGGCGTGATCCGTCGGGAAAAAGGAATTCCCCGAACAGGCTTTCGAAGTAGTGTCTGTCATAGTAGGAAATATTCCAGAAAACCGCCTGGAAATTACGTGCTCCCGTAGGCTGGTTGATGGAATAAACGATCTGTTCGAAGCAGTCGGTAATCATTTTGTCTATTGTTCGTTGCCTCCTTGACAGGTCCACCACGTCCCCGGAACGCCCGAAATAGTCGTCGCCGTACTCTTTTCGGATAAAATAGTCCAGGTACATCAGGAACTCGGGCGTGGCGCAGGCGCCGCTGAGCATGCTCGACACGATGAACACCATATTGATGAACCCACCGCAGAACGATTTCAGGTTGGTCGGGGGCATGGAGTTGCCGCCGATGGGAAGGGTGCCGTTCAGCAACCACGGGTACATCGTGATGCTGGCACAGTAGTTGGCCAGGCTGGTCTCATCGTTTTTATAGATAAAATGCTCGTTCAGCATACCGATGTATTTGTCGGCCAGTTCTTTCCCATACATCTCCTTTATCCGGTCGGTGATCATCTTTCGGTTCAGGTCGATGAAGTTCTTTTTGGGTAATTCCCCGATGAGGGTGGCAATGTTTTTCTTCTCTACGTTGGCATTGGCATCGAACTTGCTTCCCGTTGCTGCGTTCTGTGCGTTGCAATAGTTCATCAGGAAGTTCATCTTGCTCTGGATTTCACGTGTTTCGGTATGTTTCTGCCGGTAGAGCATGTATGCTTTTGCAACGGCGAAGTATTTTTCCCTCATCAGCGCCGTTTCTACCTGGTTCTGAATTTCTTCCACAGTCATGCCGTCAGAAATGTGGAGGTGGGAGAGGAGCGTGATAAAGTCCTCTTCGGTGGCGAAAGATCCTACTGCCAGAAATGCTTTTGCAACGGCATTTCTGATTTTCTCGATGGAGAAGGGAACCTTTTTCCCGTCTCGTTTTACAATAAAAATTTCTTTGTTGCCCATATTTAGACATTTAGATAATTGGATAAATAGCCCTTGAAACCTGCAAACCTGCCAGTTTTTAAAATAACAAATAGGGATATCAAATTTTTAACCGTCTTTTTACCCGAAAGACATCAAAAAGAGTATATAAGTGCATCTGGCAGGTCTTCTGACTTACTCTTGTGTCTGAACGCCTTCCCGTTCCGGTTCATCGGAACAGTGGCAGTGGAGGTGTTTGTTCAGCACGCAAAAAAAGAGCTTACAGCAGCGGGAACTGTTGCCGATTTTCACGGCATTCCCTTTTATTTTATTCATAAAGACAACTATGAATAAAAACCAAATGTTACCACAAAGGTAAATTTACTTTTTTAGAAAACCAATAAAGTTTTCCGGAAAAGTTATCAACATAGGTGCTTTTATTTTTTATATTTCTGATTATTAAATTTATATATTTTAATTTCGATAGTTCCTTGATTAAATTCAAGTGACAATATTTTCTTTTTTTTCTACTGATTAATTGCTATACTTTGCATAATTATTTAAAAAAGCATGATAAAAGCGGTCGCCATCCGGTCGCACAACCCCGAACAGCTTCTTTTTCTCAAAAATTCATAAAACAAACTCCAATTTCACAAAAATGACCGATAGATTTTATACCTTTGTATTCTTTAAAAAAATAATCATTGATGTCAAAGAAAATAAATTCGGCACTCATTTCGGTATACCACAAAGACGGCCTGGAGGAGATATTGAAATTGCTGAACAGTTTAAACGTAAAGCTTATATCAACGGGGGGAACCCGTGATTTTATCCAGTCGTTGGGTTATGAGTGTGAATCGGTGGAAGAGGTTACCGGCTATCCATCTATTCTAGGCGGACGGGTAAAGACACTGCATCCTAAAGTTTTCGGGGGAATTCTGTACCGCCGTGACGAGGAGCAGGACCGGAAAATCATCAAATCCTATGATATTCCCTCTATAGACCTGGTCATCGTTGATTTATATCCGTTTGAAGAAACCGTAGCTACACAAGCTCCCGAAGATGAAATTATCGAGAAAATAGATATTGGCGGAATCTCGCTTATTCGCGGGGCTGCCAAAAACTTTAAAGATGTGATTGTTGTGGCTTCCATGAAGCAATATAAACCGTTGCTCGATCTGTTAAAAAAGAAAAGCGGAAATACCGACATTGAGGATCGGCGCTGGTTTGCCAAGGAAGCCTTTGCCGTTTCATCGGGATACGATTCGGCTATTTTTAATTATTTCGACAAGGGCGAAAGCCCCGTTTTGCGGATTTCTGCCGACAGTGGCAAAACGTTGAGATACGGGGAAAATCCGCATCAAAAGGGCGTTTTTTACGGTAACTTTAATGAAATATTTGAGCAGTTGCACGGCAAAGAGATTTCGTACAACAACCTGCTCGACATAGACGCCGCCGTTTCGTTGATTGCCGATTTTGATGAAACAGCCTTGGCTATTCTGAAGCACAATAATGCTTGTGGCATGGCCTGTCGGAGTACGGTAAAAGAAGCCTGGGATGCAGCTCTAGCGGCTGATCCTATCTCTGCTTTTGGCGGAATTGTGGTTACTAACCGTCAGGTGGATGCAGAGGCCGCTAAAGCTATAAATGAAATTTTCTTCGAAGTAATTATTGCTCCCGATTATTCGCAGGATGCGCTCAATATCCTGTTCCAGAAGAAGAACCGGATCATCCTCAAGCAAAAAATAACCGGAAAGGAGGCGAACAATACACAGGTCCGTTCTGCATTAAACGGATTCCTGTTGCAGGATAAAGATACGAGTATTCAGACAAGAAGCGATTTAACGGTGGTAACCGCAAAAGTTCCAACGGAAAAAGAAACGGAAGATCTGCTGTTTGCAAATATCCTGGTGAAACATACGAAGTCGAACGCTATAGTGCTGGCGAAAAACAAGCAATTGATTGCTAGCGGGACCGGACAAACATCGCGAGTGGATGCGTTGAATCAGGCGATAGAGAAAGCAGGAACGTTTAAATTTGATCTTAACGGGGCCGTAATGGCATCGGACGCTTTCTTTCCTTTCCCCGATTGCGTTGAAATAGCGCACAAAGCCGGAATAACGGCTATAGTTCAGCCGGGAGGCTCCATCAAGGATGCAGAATCGGTTGCTTACTGTAACGAAAACGGCCTGGCCATGGTTACAACCGGGATCAGGCATTTTAAACATTGATTGAGAAGCCAGGGGTGGGTTCTCGCAGTGTGAACACACCCTGCAACTCGTAACAAACATAACAATATGGGATTATTTTCATTCACACAAGAGTTGGCAATGGACCTGGGAACCGCCAACTCCATTATTGTAAACAATGCCGGAAAAATTCTGCTGGACGAGCCGTCCATAGTGGCATTGGACCGCAAGACCGACAGGATGATCGCGCTGGGCGAGAAGGCCCGCCAAATGCACGGAAAAACACACGAAAACATACATACGGTCAGGCCCCTGAGGGATGGTGTAATCGCTGATTTTAACGCCGCAGAACAGATGATTCGCGGTATGATTAAAATGGCTACAAAAAACAAAGGCGGATTATTTTCGCCGTCACTTCGGGTAGTAATCTGTATTCCGTCAGGAAGCACCGAAGTGGAAATCCGTGCGGTTCGTGACTCAGCTGAACATGCCGGAGGACGCGATGTTTACATGCTCTTCGAGCCTATGGCAGCTGCTCTGGGTATCGGCCTGGATGTGGAGATTCCCGAAGGGAACATGATTGTGGACATAGGTGGGGGAACAACAGAGATTGCTGTGATCTCACTGGGCGGGATAGTATCGAACAAATCGATAAAGATTGCCGGTGACGACCTCACCGAAGACATTATGGATTATATGGGGCGTCAGCACAACATGAAAGTGGGAGAGAGAACCGCCGAACAGATCAAGATTAATGTAGGCTCCGTCTTGACCGAGCTTCAGGATCCTCCAGAAGATTTTGTCGTTCACGGTCCTAATCGCATGACGTCTTTGCCGATGGATGTGCCCGTATCCTATCAGGAGATAGCACACTGCCTTGAAAAGTCGATATCTAAAGTGGATTCAGCGGTGCTTAGTGCACTGGAACAAACTCCCCCGGAGTTATATGCCGATATTGTACGTAATGGAATTTACCTGACAGGAGGCGGTGCTTTGCTTCGTGGTTTGGATAAACGGCTGACCGATAAAATCGGTATTCCGTTCAAAGTAGTAGATGATCCGTTACACGTGGTAGCCAAAGGAACAGGTATTGCTTTAAGAAACATTGACAAGTTTACATTCCTGATGAGATAGGATGAAAAACCTTCTCTCGTTTATTATCAGAAACAGTTCGTGGCTGATCGCAATCGGTTTGATTGTCATCAGCTTCTATCTGGTATTTTCTTTTAATTCTTATCAGAGAAGTGTATACCTAACATCTGCAAACAAGGCTACTGGCTGGTTTTACGAGATTTCTGACAAAGCAACGGCTTTTATCTATTTAAACAAGAGCAACAAGCTTTTACTGGAACGGAATGCACGGCTCGAAGAAGAACTATACTCGTTAAAGTCCTACTTGTCGGACACGCAAAGGGACACGTTAACAACGAATGCTTTTCTGAGTGATTCCATTCCAGCTTCAAGGTTTTCATTTGTTCCCGCTGAAGTGATCAATGTCAGTTTCTCGGGCCCAAACAATTTCATCACGGTAAACAAAGGTTCCATACACGGTGTCAAACCTGATATGGGTGTAGTTTCACAAAATGGAGTGGTGGGAGTAGTATTGAAGACCTCTCCATCATTTTCAGTGGTTATTCCCATTATAAATCCGAAATTCAGGTTGAGTGCCAAACTGAAAAATTCCAACAATACGGGATCAATTTCGTGGGACGGCAAGGATTTGATTACAGCGCAGATAGGAGAACTTCCCAAACACGAAGTTTTTCAACCGGGAGACACGGTAGTAACCAGTTTTTCACGCATTTTCCCAAAAGATATTGTTATCGGATACGTTACCGGGCAGATTTTATCTAAAGATGACAATTTCAATACGTTAAATTTGCGAATAGCTACTGATTTTTATTCTGTGAGGGATATTCTTATTATAAATGATGCGCATTTTGAAGAACAGAATGAATTAGAAAATTCAATTCCATAATGAAAGCGGTTTCCATATTCAAAGAGATTTTGCTGTTCGTAATATTGGTATTGTTACAAGTATTGCTGCTTAATCGTATTGCTGTTTTTGGATTGGCTGTGCCTATTCTGTATATCTATTTTCTCATAAAACTGCCTTACGGAAGAAACCGGTTCTATGTAATTGTTTCGGGTTTCCTGTTGGGAATTGTTATCGATATTTTTTTGAATACACCCGGTATGAATGCTGCTGCCACAACCATTACTGCTACACTGAGAAGCATGGTGTTAAACCTGTTTTATCCCAAAAATGAGTACGAAGACCTGGTTCCCGGTATTCATACGTCAACAGCGGCTTTTGTGAAATTTACAGTAATGATGGTATTGTTGCATCAGACGTTGCTCTTTTTTATCGAAGCCTTCACACTCTTTAATTTAACCAGCACCCTTATCCGGATTGGGTCTTCTTCGATACTGACTATTGTCCTGATTCTGGCACTGGATTCCCTATCAATCAGGAGAGAGAAAAGTGGTTAACAATAACAAGTCATACGAGAAAAGGAAGTATATCATTGCGTCTGTTGTCGTGGTAACGCTATTGGTGTATATTGCACAACTATTTAATTTGCAGATTCTT
This portion of the Petrimonas sulfuriphila genome encodes:
- the purH gene encoding bifunctional phosphoribosylaminoimidazolecarboxamide formyltransferase/IMP cyclohydrolase encodes the protein MSKKINSALISVYHKDGLEEILKLLNSLNVKLISTGGTRDFIQSLGYECESVEEVTGYPSILGGRVKTLHPKVFGGILYRRDEEQDRKIIKSYDIPSIDLVIVDLYPFEETVATQAPEDEIIEKIDIGGISLIRGAAKNFKDVIVVASMKQYKPLLDLLKKKSGNTDIEDRRWFAKEAFAVSSGYDSAIFNYFDKGESPVLRISADSGKTLRYGENPHQKGVFYGNFNEIFEQLHGKEISYNNLLDIDAAVSLIADFDETALAILKHNNACGMACRSTVKEAWDAALAADPISAFGGIVVTNRQVDAEAAKAINEIFFEVIIAPDYSQDALNILFQKKNRIILKQKITGKEANNTQVRSALNGFLLQDKDTSIQTRSDLTVVTAKVPTEKETEDLLFANILVKHTKSNAIVLAKNKQLIASGTGQTSRVDALNQAIEKAGTFKFDLNGAVMASDAFFPFPDCVEIAHKAGITAIVQPGGSIKDAESVAYCNENGLAMVTTGIRHFKH
- a CDS encoding rod shape-determining protein, with the translated sequence MGLFSFTQELAMDLGTANSIIVNNAGKILLDEPSIVALDRKTDRMIALGEKARQMHGKTHENIHTVRPLRDGVIADFNAAEQMIRGMIKMATKNKGGLFSPSLRVVICIPSGSTEVEIRAVRDSAEHAGGRDVYMLFEPMAAALGIGLDVEIPEGNMIVDIGGGTTEIAVISLGGIVSNKSIKIAGDDLTEDIMDYMGRQHNMKVGERTAEQIKINVGSVLTELQDPPEDFVVHGPNRMTSLPMDVPVSYQEIAHCLEKSISKVDSAVLSALEQTPPELYADIVRNGIYLTGGGALLRGLDKRLTDKIGIPFKVVDDPLHVVAKGTGIALRNIDKFTFLMR
- the mreC gene encoding rod shape-determining protein MreC, producing the protein MKNLLSFIIRNSSWLIAIGLIVISFYLVFSFNSYQRSVYLTSANKATGWFYEISDKATAFIYLNKSNKLLLERNARLEEELYSLKSYLSDTQRDTLTTNAFLSDSIPASRFSFVPAEVINVSFSGPNNFITVNKGSIHGVKPDMGVVSQNGVVGVVLKTSPSFSVVIPIINPKFRLSAKLKNSNNTGSISWDGKDLITAQIGELPKHEVFQPGDTVVTSFSRIFPKDIVIGYVTGQILSKDDNFNTLNLRIATDFYSVRDILIINDAHFEEQNELENSIP
- the mreD gene encoding rod shape-determining protein MreD, whose translation is MKAVSIFKEILLFVILVLLQVLLLNRIAVFGLAVPILYIYFLIKLPYGRNRFYVIVSGFLLGIVIDIFLNTPGMNAAATTITATLRSMVLNLFYPKNEYEDLVPGIHTSTAAFVKFTVMMVLLHQTLLFFIEAFTLFNLTSTLIRIGSSSILTIVLILALDSLSIRREKSG